A genome region from Vicinamibacterales bacterium includes the following:
- a CDS encoding tetratricopeptide repeat protein, with translation MSDRHARHIVVAVLTILVLGMAACAPQEFTSEEIKNLEIDGLRALAEQGHAAGRVELAGRYRDGLGVEVNQAEAFKWMRMAADQGEVDGQVQLGLMYSRGTGTQRDFVKAHMWTSLAASQLSGESREDTAQTLTALFDVMTSAQIGEAEYLAREWEDAHPREP, from the coding sequence ATGAGCGATCGCCACGCACGACACATCGTCGTCGCTGTGCTTACCATTCTGGTGCTGGGCATGGCGGCGTGTGCGCCGCAGGAATTCACATCAGAAGAAATTAAAAACCTGGAGATCGACGGCCTCCGCGCACTGGCTGAACAGGGGCACGCCGCTGGGCGGGTCGAACTCGCAGGGAGATACCGCGATGGTCTGGGTGTCGAGGTGAATCAGGCTGAGGCGTTCAAATGGATGCGCATGGCGGCGGACCAAGGCGAGGTCGACGGGCAGGTTCAACTCGGTCTTATGTACTCTCGGGGCACGGGTACCCAACGGGACTTCGTGAAAGCCCACATGTGGACCAGCCTCGCGGCGTCCCAATTATCTGGGGAGAGCAGGGAGGATACAGCCCAAACTCTGACCGCCCTTTTCGACGTGATGACCTCTGCTCAGATCGGCGAAGCCGAATATCTCGCCCGTGAGTGGGAAGATGCGCACCCGCGTGAGCCATGA